One region of uncultured Methanolobus sp. genomic DNA includes:
- a CDS encoding PKD domain-containing protein, translating to MRNNLLRISGFVIVFAALILSLVSTVSADEVNITFEGHFGGSMHAATVFGNYAYVNQGQDFVVVDMSNPESPSELGRLVTDCIFDKIIVSNSYAYAIDYYNGLVILDISNSSGPSLAGSYNTDGRAYDIAVSNDYAYVADGSNGLVIVDISNPESPTFAGRYDSTAYGVAIADGYAYVADGSNGLVILDVSNPEAPMLVGSYGMESYPYRVEASDGYVYVADGSNGLVILDVSNPETPMLAGSYGMVSYPNSITVSEGYAYIADDDNGLVIIDISNLAIPFLVGNYDTEGYALDVAVSEGYAYVADSSNGLAIIDISNLTAPTLVGSYGMVSYPNSIAVSESYAYIVDQHNGLGIVDISNPSEPILAGSYDIDSWAYDIAVSNDYAYIADGSNGLAIIDISNPSEPTLAGGHDSIALGVAVSEGYAYVADSSNGLAIIDISNPATPFLVGNYDTEGYALDVAVSEGYAYVADSSNGLAIIDISNPATPFLVGNYDTEGYALDVAVSEGYAYVADSSNGLAIIDISNPATPFLVGNYDTEGYALDVVVSEGYAYIADGSNGLVIIDISIPATPFLVGNYYTGGHAQGIAVSDSYAYVADDYNGLVIIDISNPATPTLAGRYGKDGYALCEYALNVAVLDSYVYVADGLNGLIILSTNTTSSPNTLPTATISSILPNPAIEGETVTFEGVGSDSDGSIVSYNWTSNIDGHLSDSANFSTHDLSVGNHTIYFSVQDNDGAWSEVKAAMLIIKKAPMNVTLESRLGGAITTIAISGDYVYYAQGEDLVVMDIRNSSHPSEIGRINTSSLIYDINIVQNYAYVVSSNGLIILDITNPALPTFEGSYAGISRGVAVQGNYAYVANINSLIILDITNPAVPIFTGSYDVYVNNVDVEGDYAYVASDDNGLLILDVSIPSSMKLVGKYDTGDAYDVIIEDDYAYVADMDNGLVIVDITYPASPSFVGSCDTDDWTWNVVISGDYAYMASDGNGLVILNIANPAEPTFVGNYELDLAYSVVIADSYAYVADLYSGLVVLDITNPATPVVTSVYDSIGDALNLVLDDNYVYIADDYNGLVIVNIDEPTKPISESIFNMEGNTEDVAVMDKYAYVIGTHGLTIIDVTDPSSPILKESYHTNGSAQAVYLKGNYAYVADGINGLVIVDVTNPSSPLLVGSYDTAGSANDIEIEGNYAYIADEENGLTIVDISNPTKPILSGICDTGDYAFGVSVEGNYAYVTDFVRGLVIVDVTDKTAPVIVGTYYIGNSPSIGWAEDVCINGDYAYVAWSDGLLIVNIKDPSAPILAGSYSATSVARDVEVLGDYVYLANAFNGLVILHTNIQNDKPTDGSLIRAQGSLEVYVIENDTKHHFTSPEALEWNEYSFDDVINVSSEILDSFPTGDDISISQEIIDKYYELGGSATFGESVGDGELEGEPDSADNYCSYVNFQNGAIECFKNGPHVGETFAILDQFYVKWASMGYGKSVLGYPIGNMSEERMSIKNTPYRYQLFTNGTQLGALEWNLNTNLVYEVHGAIFAKWAEIGFASSVLGLPTGDEQGIPNSKYGTVGRYSTFENGHIHWNKETGVSFVTYGALNECYNKIQGTQSDLGFPIMSQVETTDGHYYCEFEKGCIEWNDYSGNYEPNYNPTINQKIDSRLKAKPNFPQYLLDPNYVGSVTVLSTQLSDFVLRTDLTEQYDQLYDDGIRFYNIRNSYLYNAKQSLKNNDLTCAKNFLERANKMQMCSYNSFQAANDVFVGSTESAETLAEGIRTECELICNIGIGYAPYSSLSILGQSVKAKKAMFVTFACVDTIKEWKINGIGEGAKQGATTVITHYITSQLKYDALGGKTLEQAIQSGSVDLAMNPTLSKQINVEIVDKLMSLGLRRKLIEDEFVGMAIGGADAAAMHFTDDEFAEVVDYYVETTCRMIDVPIETVQAYSPVELRVYDSSGRVTGLVGGVVKNEIPNSIYEPELEKVFICMANDTYRYETVGTANATYGLKILHYENMSNQEIILTDVPATINIKHIYSVDWENEAQINKTVTMNDDFFSPQSISNIQSLIESTWINFTWSNPADSDFNHTEVYFNGIFQTITSVENFNATGLQPDTDYTISTRTVDIYGNLNHTWVNLTAKTKPLDAETLKVDFTANTTCGEAPLTVLFSGNSSNALTWSWDIDGDGNEDGNTKNLIYTYTNPGIYDVSLTVTNAGKITTETKCDYITVYNPSDVILSITDYTEKVLLGSELTYEITMENTKNVELTNVQLVDVLPPELIFVSSSGATFDKTTNTVIFDIGNLMPEESIISKITVKTAAYGPIENSVSMYCDQLEPINCRDITTVVTQEEIAEFPTIIIPVLSVIGFAFIFMRRRE from the coding sequence ATGAGAAACAATCTATTAAGAATTTCTGGTTTTGTTATTGTCTTTGCAGCTTTAATACTAAGTTTGGTTAGCACTGTAAGTGCAGACGAGGTGAACATCACGTTTGAAGGACACTTTGGTGGTTCCATGCATGCAGCAACTGTTTTTGGAAATTATGCTTATGTCAATCAAGGACAGGATTTTGTTGTAGTAGATATGTCCAATCCAGAATCGCCATCCGAACTTGGTAGACTAGTTACAGATTGTATATTTGACAAGATTATTGTTTCAAACAGTTATGCCTATGCTATCGATTATTATAATGGTCTTGTAATTCTTGACATCAGCAACTCATCAGGGCCATCCCTTGCTGGCAGCTATAACACCGATGGCCGGGCATATGATATTGCGGTATCCAATGATTACGCTTATGTTGCTGATGGTTCAAACGGTCTTGTAATTGTAGATATCAGCAACCCAGAATCGCCAACTTTTGCTGGTAGGTATGACAGTACTGCATATGGTGTTGCCATAGCAGATGGTTATGCATATGTTGCTGATGGTTCAAATGGTCTTGTAATTCTTGATGTAAGTAACCCGGAAGCACCCATGCTTGTAGGCAGTTATGGAATGGAATCATATCCTTATAGGGTTGAAGCTTCAGATGGTTATGTATATGTTGCTGATGGTTCAAATGGTCTTGTAATTCTTGATGTAAGTAACCCGGAAACACCCATGCTGGCAGGCAGTTATGGAATGGTATCATATCCTAATAGCATTACAGTTTCAGAAGGTTATGCCTACATTGCCGATGATGACAATGGCCTTGTGATTATAGATATCAGTAATCTTGCAATTCCTTTCCTTGTAGGCAATTATGATACGGAAGGATATGCACTTGATGTCGCAGTTTCAGAAGGTTATGCATATGTTGCTGATAGTTCAAACGGTCTTGCGATTATAGATATCAGTAATCTGACCGCACCCACGCTTGTAGGCAGTTATGGAATGGTATCATATCCTAATAGCATTGCAGTTTCAGAAAGTTATGCATACATAGTCGATCAGCACAATGGTCTTGGAATTGTTGACATCAGCAACCCATCAGAGCCAATCCTTGCTGGCAGCTATGACATTGATAGCTGGGCATATGATATTGCGGTATCCAATGATTACGCCTATATTGCTGATGGTTCAAACGGTCTTGCGATAATAGATATCAGCAATCCATCAGAGCCAACTCTTGCTGGAGGGCATGACAGTATTGCACTTGGTGTTGCAGTTTCAGAAGGTTATGCATATGTTGCTGATAGTTCAAACGGTCTTGCAATTATAGATATCAGTAATCCTGCAACTCCTTTCCTTGTAGGCAATTATGATACGGAAGGATATGCACTTGATGTTGCAGTTTCAGAAGGTTATGCATATGTTGCTGATAGTTCAAACGGTCTTGCAATTATAGATATCAGTAATCCTGCAACTCCTTTCCTTGTAGGCAATTATGATACGGAAGGATATGCACTTGATGTTGCAGTTTCAGAAGGTTATGCATATGTTGCTGATAGTTCAAACGGTCTTGCAATTATAGATATCAGTAATCCTGCAACTCCTTTCCTTGTAGGCAATTATGATACGGAAGGATATGCACTTGATGTTGTAGTTTCAGAAGGTTATGCATATATTGCTGATGGTTCAAACGGTCTTGTGATTATAGATATCAGTATTCCTGCAACTCCTTTCCTTGTAGGCAATTATTATACGGGAGGACATGCACAGGGTATTGCAGTTTCAGACAGTTACGCATACGTTGCCGATGATTACAATGGTCTTGTGATTATAGATATCAGTAACCCCGCCACACCCACACTTGCAGGCAGGTATGGTAAGGACGGATATGCACTTTGTGAATATGCACTTAATGTTGCAGTATTAGACAGCTACGTCTACGTTGCCGATGGTTTAAATGGACTGATAATCCTGAGCACAAACACGACCTCATCACCAAACACCCTACCAACAGCTACAATCTCTTCTATTTTACCGAATCCCGCTATTGAAGGCGAAACAGTTACTTTCGAAGGAGTAGGATCTGATTCTGACGGCTCGATAGTCAGCTACAACTGGACTTCGAATATAGACGGTCATCTTAGTGACTCAGCCAATTTCAGTACTCACGATCTTTCAGTTGGCAATCATACCATTTACTTCAGCGTGCAGGATAATGACGGCGCATGGTCCGAGGTAAAAGCGGCAATGCTAATTATAAAGAAAGCGCCGATGAATGTGACTTTAGAGTCTCGCCTTGGAGGTGCTATTACTACAATTGCCATCTCAGGAGACTATGTATATTATGCGCAAGGTGAAGACCTTGTTGTAATGGATATCAGAAACTCTTCCCATCCATCAGAAATTGGAAGGATAAATACTTCATCACTTATATACGATATAAATATCGTACAAAACTATGCATATGTAGTAAGCAGTAATGGCCTTATAATTCTTGATATCACTAATCCAGCACTACCAACTTTTGAGGGCAGTTATGCTGGTATTTCTCGTGGTGTTGCAGTACAAGGCAATTATGCATATGTAGCGAACATTAACAGTCTTATTATCCTGGATATCACAAATCCAGCAGTACCAATTTTCACAGGCAGTTACGATGTTTACGTAAACAATGTCGATGTAGAAGGCGATTATGCATATGTGGCCAGTGATGACAATGGTCTTTTAATTCTGGATGTTTCAATCCCTTCATCAATGAAGCTTGTGGGCAAGTATGATACAGGGGATGCATATGATGTTATTATAGAAGATGATTATGCATATGTAGCGGATATGGACAATGGTCTTGTTATTGTAGATATCACATACCCTGCATCTCCCTCATTTGTGGGCAGTTGTGATACCGATGATTGGACATGGAATGTTGTTATTTCCGGCGATTATGCATACATGGCTAGTGATGGCAATGGTCTTGTTATACTAAATATAGCTAACCCAGCAGAACCAACTTTTGTAGGCAATTATGAACTGGACCTTGCATATAGTGTTGTCATAGCAGATAGCTATGCCTATGTAGCAGATTTATATAGTGGCCTTGTGGTACTGGATATAACTAATCCAGCAACACCAGTAGTCACAAGTGTCTATGATAGTATAGGTGATGCACTTAATCTTGTTTTAGATGACAACTATGTTTACATTGCCGATGATTATAATGGTCTTGTAATTGTGAACATAGATGAGCCAACGAAGCCGATTAGTGAAAGTATTTTCAATATGGAAGGTAACACAGAAGATGTTGCTGTAATGGATAAATATGCATATGTAATTGGTACACATGGCCTTACGATTATTGATGTCACTGACCCCTCATCACCAATATTAAAAGAAAGTTACCATACAAATGGTTCTGCACAAGCTGTTTACTTAAAAGGTAATTATGCATATGTAGCAGATGGCATAAATGGTCTTGTGATAGTTGATGTTACAAATCCATCATCGCCACTCCTTGTAGGCAGTTATGATACTGCTGGTTCGGCAAACGATATTGAAATTGAGGGAAACTACGCCTACATTGCAGATGAGGAAAATGGCCTCACAATTGTAGATATTAGCAACCCTACAAAACCTATACTTTCGGGCATCTGTGATACGGGAGATTATGCATTTGGTGTTTCTGTAGAGGGAAATTATGCTTACGTAACTGATTTTGTTAGAGGGCTTGTAATTGTAGATGTTACTGATAAAACTGCACCGGTAATTGTAGGTACCTACTATATAGGTAATTCTCCTAGTATAGGATGGGCAGAAGATGTCTGCATTAACGGAGATTATGCTTACGTTGCTTGGTCTGATGGGCTTTTGATAGTTAACATCAAGGACCCTTCTGCACCAATACTTGCAGGAAGTTATTCAGCGACAAGTGTTGCAAGAGATGTTGAGGTATTAGGAGATTATGTATATTTGGCTAATGCTTTTAATGGCCTCGTTATTCTGCATACAAATATTCAAAACGATAAGCCAACAGATGGATCTTTAATCAGAGCACAAGGCTCTCTCGAAGTCTACGTCATCGAAAACGATACGAAACACCATTTTACATCCCCCGAAGCTCTTGAGTGGAACGAATACAGTTTTGATGATGTGATCAATGTCTCAAGCGAAATACTGGATTCCTTCCCAACAGGCGATGATATCAGTATTTCCCAAGAAATAATTGACAAATACTATGAACTTGGAGGCTCTGCTACATTCGGAGAGTCTGTTGGTGACGGTGAATTGGAAGGAGAGCCGGATAGTGCAGATAATTATTGTTCATATGTGAACTTCCAAAATGGAGCTATTGAGTGCTTCAAGAATGGCCCACATGTAGGGGAGACGTTTGCGATACTTGATCAATTCTATGTGAAATGGGCTTCAATGGGATATGGTAAAAGTGTTCTTGGATATCCAATAGGCAACATGTCTGAGGAGAGAATGTCTATTAAAAATACACCATATAGATATCAGCTTTTTACGAATGGAACGCAACTTGGTGCACTAGAATGGAATCTAAACACAAATCTGGTATATGAAGTACATGGTGCTATCTTTGCAAAATGGGCTGAAATTGGATTTGCATCTAGTGTTTTGGGACTTCCTACAGGAGATGAACAGGGCATACCAAATTCTAAATATGGAACAGTTGGACGATATAGTACATTCGAAAATGGGCATATTCACTGGAATAAGGAAACAGGAGTGTCATTTGTAACTTACGGGGCTTTGAATGAATGTTATAATAAAATTCAAGGAACTCAAAGTGATTTAGGTTTCCCAATAATGAGCCAGGTAGAAACAACCGATGGACACTACTATTGTGAATTTGAGAAAGGGTGTATTGAATGGAATGATTATTCGGGTAACTATGAACCAAATTACAATCCTACAATAAATCAAAAAATAGACAGCCGATTGAAAGCAAAACCTAATTTCCCTCAATATCTCCTTGACCCAAATTATGTAGGTAGTGTAACTGTGCTGTCGACGCAACTCTCTGATTTTGTTTTGAGAACAGATTTGACTGAACAGTATGATCAATTGTACGATGATGGAATAAGATTCTATAATATCAGAAATTCTTATCTTTACAATGCTAAACAAAGCTTGAAAAATAACGATCTTACATGTGCTAAGAATTTCTTAGAAAGAGCAAATAAGATGCAGATGTGCTCTTACAATAGTTTCCAAGCTGCAAACGATGTTTTTGTCGGAAGTACAGAATCTGCAGAGACACTTGCAGAGGGTATAAGAACCGAATGTGAACTTATTTGTAATATTGGAATTGGATATGCACCTTATTCTTCACTTTCTATACTTGGTCAGAGCGTAAAAGCTAAAAAAGCTATGTTTGTTACGTTTGCTTGTGTTGATACAATTAAGGAATGGAAAATTAATGGAATTGGAGAAGGAGCCAAGCAAGGTGCTACGACAGTAATTACTCATTATATCACAAGTCAGCTAAAATATGATGCTCTTGGAGGTAAAACGCTTGAACAAGCAATTCAATCAGGATCAGTTGACCTTGCTATGAATCCAACACTTTCTAAGCAAATTAACGTGGAAATAGTAGATAAACTAATGTCACTTGGACTTCGTAGAAAATTAATTGAGGATGAATTTGTTGGAATGGCAATAGGTGGTGCTGATGCAGCAGCTATGCATTTCACCGATGATGAATTCGCTGAAGTAGTTGACTATTATGTTGAAACCACGTGTCGTATGATTGATGTACCAATTGAGACTGTACAGGCATATAGTCCTGTGGAACTTCGAGTATACGATTCAAGTGGACGTGTAACAGGGCTTGTTGGTGGTGTTGTGAAAAATGAAATACCTAATTCCATATATGAACCTGAACTTGAAAAAGTTTTCATATGTATGGCAAACGACACATATCGCTATGAAACTGTAGGTACAGCTAATGCGACATATGGACTAAAAATACTTCATTATGAGAATATGAGTAATCAAGAAATAATACTAACGGATGTACCTGCAACCATTAATATCAAGCATATCTACAGTGTTGATTGGGAAAACGAAGCACAGATAAATAAGACCGTGACAATGAATGATGATTTTTTTTCACCTCAATCAATAAGCAATATCCAATCCTTAATTGAATCCACATGGATCAACTTTACTTGGTCCAACCCCGCTGACTCCGACTTCAATCATACCGAAGTCTATTTCAATGGTATCTTCCAGACCATCACTTCAGTCGAGAACTTCAATGCCACCGGCCTGCAACCTGACACAGATTACACCATCAGTACACGCACAGTGGACATTTACGGGAATCTAAATCATACTTGGGTGAATCTGACAGCTAAAACAAAACCTTTAGATGCTGAGACATTAAAAGTTGATTTCACAGCGAACACTACATGTGGAGAAGCACCACTTACTGTCTTATTCAGTGGTAATTCTTCTAATGCTTTAACGTGGTCATGGGATATTGATGGAGATGGCAACGAGGATGGTAATACAAAGAATTTGATTTATACCTATACTAATCCCGGAATCTACGATGTTTCTCTTACGGTAACAAATGCAGGCAAGATAACTACAGAAACAAAATGCGATTATATCACTGTTTATAATCCATCAGATGTAATACTTTCAATTACAGATTACACTGAAAAAGTACTATTAGGCAGCGAACTCACCTATGAGATTACAATGGAAAATACGAAGAATGTTGAATTAACAAATGTACAGCTTGTTGATGTTCTCCCACCAGAATTAATTTTTGTATCTTCAAGTGGAGCTACATTTGATAAAACTACGAATACCGTGATTTTTGACATTGGTAATTTAATGCCAGAAGAGTCTATCATTTCCAAAATAACTGTTAAAACTGCAGCATATGGTCCAATAGAAAACTCGGTTAGTATGTATTGTGATCAATTAGAACCTATCAATTGTCGGGATATAACAACTGTTGTAACTCAAGAAGAAATTGCTGAGTTCCCTACAATTATTATTCCAGTTTTATCTGTTATAGGATTTGCGTTCATATTCATGAGAAGAAGAGAATAA
- a CDS encoding IS630 family transposase (programmed frameshift): MQRKYIVTLTEEERNELDSIVSKGKHKSQTYQNALILLNCDEGKYQKEKHTNEIISSVLNVSMRKIDRVKKRFVENGLDLTLHGKENERIYEKKIDGDLEAHIIALSCSDPPHGHSQWSLRLLADKVVELEYIDSISYESIRRVLKKNELKPWKKVGWVIPPKQNSSFVAQMEMVLDVYKRAYSALFPVVCMDESPKQLISETRNRIPASFGKPEKYDYEYRREGVCNIFIACEPLTGERIVEVTERKTKRDWAQFIEKVAAKYKSAERITLIMDNYDTHVPGSFYETFHPEKAKRLLDRFELIFTPKHGSWLNMAEIELNVLNKQCLNRRIGDNKVLIDEIKAWEAYRNERCSKINWQFTTSDARVKLKRLYTTIEA; the protein is encoded by the exons ATGCAAAGAAAATACATTGTCACGCTTACCGAAGAGGAAAGAAATGAATTAGATTCCATTGTTTCAAAAGGAAAACACAAATCTCAAACATATCAAAATGCCTTAATTTTGCTAAACTGTGATGAAGGGAAATATCAGAAAGAAAAGCATACTAATGAGATAATTTCTAGTGTCCTTAATGTTAGTATGAGGAAAATAGACCGTGTGAAAAAAAGGTTTGTTGAAAATGGCCTCGATCTTACATTACATGGCAAAGAAAATGAACGAATCTATGAAAAGAAAATTGATGGTGATCTGGAAGCACACATCATTGCATTGAGTTGTTCCGATCCACCACATGGTCATAGTCAATGGTCATTACGATTATTAGCGGACAAAGTAGTCGAATTAGAATACATAGATAGCATTTCATACGAATCAATAAGGAGAGTTTTAAA AAAAAACGAACTTAAACCCTGGAAAAAAGTAGGTTGGGTAATCCCGCCCAAACAAAACAGTTCTTTTGTCGCGCAGATGGAAATGGTATTAGATGTCTACAAGCGTGCTTATTCTGCTTTGTTTCCTGTTGTTTGTATGGATGAATCACCTAAACAATTGATATCTGAAACAAGAAATAGGATCCCTGCTTCATTTGGCAAGCCAGAGAAATATGATTATGAATATCGACGAGAGGGTGTTTGCAACATATTCATAGCTTGCGAACCTTTAACAGGAGAAAGAATCGTAGAAGTAACAGAACGCAAAACTAAAAGAGATTGGGCACAGTTCATTGAAAAAGTTGCAGCAAAATACAAATCAGCAGAACGGATTACATTGATCATGGATAATTACGATACACATGTGCCAGGCTCATTTTATGAAACTTTTCATCCAGAGAAAGCAAAACGACTTCTTGATAGATTTGAATTGATCTTTACTCCAAAACATGGAAGCTGGTTAAATATGGCAGAAATTGAGCTGAATGTACTGAACAAGCAATGTTTAAACCGTAGAATTGGAGATAATAAAGTTCTGATTGACGAAATAAAAGCTTGGGAAGCATATAGGAATGAGAGATGCAGCAAGATCAATTGGCAATTTACAACATCTGATGCAAGAGTTAAATTGAAACGCCTTTATACGACAATTGAGGCGTGA
- a CDS encoding HEPN domain-containing protein, producing MGLAEELLEIAEKDLEASRILYENKLYPQAIFYFAQSVEKANKSMAALTGSYDEKYFTRKIGHEAIKIHQKNSRRTQQKFGRILERSRKGPMYKKFPLFDESSIKTVIEQSDNAIQEIDAIKEQKDDLLFIKATEINEALRDLSKGKRRIQKYIQKLSEVDVDANQWMDNITEMSEFLPEDHELKETSLEFIKNFEKVNFGLIWEAVKYLFIVNLKSIMVIMPLYYLSVITLPLASVSRYPEKGKSPLELFNRKLPLVRKLPFLMEMLSEALQNLKEFHILWHDMENKFNPDAFIVSNGTENKIETIE from the coding sequence ATGGGATTAGCTGAAGAGTTATTGGAGATAGCAGAAAAAGATTTAGAGGCATCCAGAATATTGTATGAGAACAAATTGTATCCTCAAGCTATCTTCTACTTTGCTCAAAGTGTTGAAAAAGCTAATAAATCAATGGCTGCACTGACAGGTAGTTATGATGAAAAATACTTTACCAGAAAAATTGGACATGAAGCCATAAAAATCCATCAAAAAAACAGTCGAAGAACACAACAAAAATTTGGGCGAATATTGGAACGTTCCAGAAAAGGTCCCATGTATAAAAAGTTCCCACTTTTTGATGAGTCCAGCATTAAAACTGTTATAGAACAATCAGATAATGCCATTCAAGAAATTGATGCAATCAAGGAACAAAAAGATGATTTGTTGTTCATAAAAGCAACTGAAATTAATGAAGCTTTAAGGGACTTATCAAAAGGTAAAAGACGTATTCAAAAGTACATTCAAAAACTTTCTGAGGTAGATGTTGATGCAAATCAATGGATGGATAATATCACTGAAATGTCAGAATTTTTGCCAGAAGATCATGAACTAAAAGAAACTAGCCTTGAATTCATTAAAAACTTTGAAAAGGTAAATTTTGGCTTGATATGGGAAGCTGTAAAGTATCTATTTATTGTTAATTTGAAAAGTATAATGGTAATAATGCCTCTCTATTACCTATCTGTTATTACATTACCGCTTGCAAGTGTCTCGCGATATCCTGAAAAAGGAAAAAGTCCTTTAGAACTTTTTAATCGAAAATTACCTCTTGTTAGAAAATTACCTTTTTTAATGGAGATGCTCTCTGAAGCATTGCAGAACCTTAAAGAGTTTCACATTTTGTGGCATGATATGGAGAATAAATTCAATCCAGATGCGTTTATCGTTAGCAACGGAACTGAAAACAAAATTGAAACAATTGAATAG
- a CDS encoding GIY-YIG nuclease family protein codes for MTIGRTISIYLPDANPQGVKICEFFDSIVKAVSIPRAKLDAGLKRPELEQPGLYFLIGEKDEVGKPKVYVGESEILTTRLSDHHKKKDFWNQAICFVSEKNNLNKAHIKYLENHACEQAKLVNKCTLENSNTPTKSSLTDQDRDFVLRFFDELKIIMATLGYPIFEQTKRSKKNTYYCKSKDADAVGEYTEEGFVVNKGSKSNIEETPSIQKGITNFRANLVDNGILKEEDGVYVFQEDFTFSSPSMAASVVLARTANGWIEWKAERNTKSSKTLDDVIRKKEE; via the coding sequence ATGACAATAGGAAGAACAATTTCAATTTACCTGCCAGATGCCAACCCACAGGGAGTGAAAATATGCGAGTTCTTTGATTCTATTGTCAAAGCTGTTTCCATTCCTAGAGCAAAATTGGATGCTGGTCTGAAACGACCAGAACTTGAACAGCCGGGACTTTACTTCTTAATAGGTGAAAAAGACGAAGTTGGAAAACCTAAAGTGTATGTTGGTGAGTCTGAAATATTAACCACTCGCTTAAGCGATCACCACAAAAAGAAGGATTTCTGGAATCAGGCTATATGCTTTGTTTCAGAGAAAAACAACTTGAACAAAGCCCATATCAAGTATCTTGAAAATCATGCTTGTGAGCAGGCCAAATTAGTCAATAAATGTACTCTGGAAAATAGTAATACTCCCACCAAATCATCACTGACAGATCAAGACCGGGATTTTGTTTTACGTTTCTTTGATGAATTAAAAATCATAATGGCCACTCTTGGTTATCCTATTTTTGAGCAAACAAAGAGAAGCAAGAAAAATACTTACTACTGCAAGAGTAAAGATGCTGATGCTGTTGGTGAATATACTGAAGAAGGGTTTGTTGTTAATAAAGGATCTAAGTCAAACATAGAAGAAACACCATCTATTCAGAAAGGCATCACAAATTTTAGAGCTAACCTTGTAGACAATGGAATCTTAAAAGAAGAAGACGGTGTGTATGTTTTCCAGGAGGATTTTACCTTTTCTTCACCATCTATGGCGGCTTCTGTTGTGCTAGCCAGAACAGCCAACGGATGGATAGAGTGGAAAGCTGAAAGGAACACTAAGAGCAGCAAAACACTTGATGATGTCATAAGGAAAAAAGAGGAATAA